From one Lolium rigidum isolate FL_2022 chromosome 4, APGP_CSIRO_Lrig_0.1, whole genome shotgun sequence genomic stretch:
- the LOC124706736 gene encoding leucine-rich repeat receptor protein kinase HPCA1-like: protein MDAATRRRALLLLLVVASSVPAGLCVTNAQDASALRAVMSQWSNYPSTWTTSGDPCDGSWDGIQCSNGRITSLRISSLSVQGTLSSSVGQLSELIFLDLSFNTGLSGPLPTSIGNLVKLTTLIVAGCSFSGGIPKELGNLQKLSFLALNSNKFTGTIPPQIGLLSALLWLDLADNLLTGSVPISDGKTGGTPGLDMLTITEHFHFNKNQLSGSLTGLFNSNMSLIHILFDSNQFTGPIPPEVGSIAKLKVLRLDRNRLAGPVPNMTNLVNLNELHLANNKLTGSLPNLSSMNVLNVVDLSNNTFSPSVAPNWFTTLTNLTSVSISNGGLIGEVPAGLFALPQLQEVVLSNNQHNGTLEMSGSISTKLQSVDLSTNNILNINVNPDYKKELVLVGNPACQDEVLKKGAYCNIQPRNVVTYRTSMNRCASANSCPSNQNQNPTTCGCAYAYSGKMVFRAPLFKDLTDNDAFQELETSISKDSNMRVSAVYLYDVHFNNDSYLQVQLELFPPSGTSFNKSQVSFIGFLFSNQIYKPPPKFGPYFFIGDKYLPFSASGGKNSKFSTGAIAGIAAGGGVLVIALILVGLFALRQKRRNRELKVQANPFASWGTMQKDSGGAPQLKGARFFSFEELKSCTENFSDSYEIGAGGYGKVYKGTLVDGIRVAIKRAQSGSMQGAPEFKNEIELLSRVHHRNLVSLIGFCFEQGEQMLVYEFVAGGTLRENLVVRGSYLDWKKRLRITLGSARGLAYLHELADPPIIHRDIKSTNILLDENLKAKVADFGLSKLLADTEKGHVSTQVKGTLGYLDPEYYMTQQLSEKSDVYSFGVVMLEMVSGRQPIEKGKYIVREVRQVLDPADREYYGLRAIVDPAIRDAARTAGFRRYVQLAMQCVDEAAAARPAMGTVVKEVEAMLLNEPDGDGTNSAGSSATEFVGAGRGPPSHPYSDVEITGSTYAGGEGASDYMPYFEVKPK, encoded by the exons ATGGACGCCGCGACGCGGCGGCGggcgctgctgctcctgctggtgGTGGCCAGCAGCGTGCCGGCGGGGCTCTGCGTGACCAACGCGCAGGATG CTTCGGCGCTCCGGGCGGTGATGAGCCAGTGGAGCAACTACCCGTCGACCTGGACGACGTCCGGCGACCCCTGCGACGGAAGCTGGGACGGGATCCAGTGCAGCAACGGGAGGATCACGTCGCT GAGGATATCCAGCCTCAGCGTTCAGGGCACGCTGAGCAGCAGCGTCGGCCAGCTCAGCGAGCTCATCTTCCT GGATCTTTCCTTCAACACTGGTCTCAGCGGTCCGTTGCCTACTTCGATCGGGAACCTTGTGAAGCTCACGACACT GATCGTGGCTGGTTGCAGCTTCAGTGGAGGCATTCCGAAAGAACTAGGCAACCTGCAGAAGCTGTCTTTCCT TgcattgaattcaaacaagtttaCGGGCACAATACCGCCTCAAATTGGTCTACTCTCAGCCCTCCTATGGCTAGACCTGGCAGATAATCTACTCACAGGATCTGTGCCTATCTCAGATGGAAAGACAGGGGGCACTCCGGGCCTTGACATGCTTACCATCACAGAGCACTT CCATTTCAACAAGAATCAGCTATCTGGATCGCTTACAGGCCTCTTCAACTCTAATATGTCTCTCATACATAT ATTGTTCGATAGCAATCAGTTCACAGGCCCAATTCCGCCTGAGGTTGGAAGCATTGCCAAGCTCAAAGTACT TCGATTGGACAGGAACAGGTTGGCAGGACCAGTTCCTAACATGACCAACTTGGTCAATCTAAATGAGCT GCACTTGGCAAACAACAAGCTAACAGGATCACTACCAAATCTCAGCAGCATGAACGTGCTAAATGTTGT GGATTTGAGCAACAACACATTTAGTCCTTCGGTAGCCCCAAACTGGTTCACAACTCTAACAAATCTTACTTCAGT ATCGATATCTAATGGAGGACTCATTGGCGAGGTTCCCGCGGGACTCTTTGCATTACCCCAGCTGCAGGAAGT TGTACTGAGCAATAACCAGCACAACGGGACACTAGAGATGTCAGGTAGCATCAGCACAAAGCTGCAATCTGTTGATCTCAGTACAAACAACATACTCAATATCAATGTCAATCCAGACTACAAAAAGGAACTGGT GCTTGTCGGGAATCCAGCGTGTCAAGATGAGGTGTTGAAAAAGGGTGCATACTGCAACATCCAGCCACGGAACGTGGTCACATACAGAACTAGCATGAACAGATGTGCCTCCGCAAATTCGTGCCCTAGCAATCAGAATCAGAACCCCACAACCTGTGGCTGCGCCTATGCGTACAGTGGCAAAATGGTCTTCAGAGCTCCGCTTTTCAAGGACTTGACGGACAATGATGCGTTTCAGGAATTGGAGACGAGCATCTCAAAGGATTCCAACATGCGTGTCAGTGCAGTTTATCTGTACGATGTCCACTTCAACAACGACAGCTACCTCCAAGTTCAACTGGAGCTATTCCCGCCGTCTGGGACAAGCTTCAACAAGAGTCAAGTGAGCTTCATCGGGTTTCTTTTCAGCAACCAGATCTACAAGCCACCGCCAAAGTTTGGGCCTTATTTCTTCATTGGAGATAAATATCTCCCCTTTTCAG CTTCTGGTGGCAAAAATTCAAAGTTCAGTACAGGTGCTATAGCTGGAATTGCAGCAGGCGGTGGGGTTCTTGTGATTGCCCTCATTTTGGTGGGATTATTTGCTTTGcggcaaaagagaaggaaccgggAACTAAAAGTACAAGCCAACCCTTTTG CTTCCTGGGGCACTATGCAGAAAGACAGTGGAGGAGCTCCACAGCTGAAGGGAGCGAGGTTCTTCTCATTCGAGGAGCTGAAAAGCTGCACCGAGAATTTCTCGGATAGCTATGAGATAGGTGCAGGAGGCTATGGGAAG GTTTACAAGGGAACACTGGTGGATGGAATACGGGTGGCGATAAAGCGGGCGCAGTCCGGGTCGATGCAGGGTGCACCGGAGTTCAAGAACGAGATCGAACTGCTGTCCCGGGTTCACCACAGGAACCTGGTGAGCCTGATCGGCTTCTGCTTTGAGCAAGGGGAGCAGATGCTGGTGTACGAGTTTGTCGCCGGTGGGACGCTGAGAGAGAACCTTGTTG TGAGAGGGTCTTACCTTGATTGGAAGAAGAGGCTGAGGATCACTCTTGGCTCAGCAAGGGGGCTGGCGTACCTACACGAGCTCGCCGACCCGCCGATCATCCACCGGGACATCAAGTCCACCAACATTCTCCTCGATGAGAACCTCAAGGCGAAGGTCGCCGACTTTGGCCTCTCCAAGCTCCTCGCCGACACCGAGAAGGGCCACGTCTCCACCCAAGTGAAAGGAACACTG GGTTACTTGGATCCGGAGTACTACATGACGCAGCAACTGTCGGAGAAGAGCGACGTGTACAGCTTCGGCGTGGTGATGCTGGAGATGGTGAGCGGGAGGCAGCCGATCGAGAAGGGGAAGTACATCGTGCGGGAGGTGAGGCAGGTCCTCGACCCGGCCGACCGCGAGTACTATGGCCTGCGCGCCATCGTCGACCCGGCGATCCGGGACGCCGCTCGGACCGCCGGGTTCAGGCGGTACGTGCAGCTGGCGATGCAGTGCGtggacgaggccgcggcggcgcggccggccatgGGCACCGTGGTGAAGGAGGTGGAGGCCATGCTGCTGAACGAACCCGACGGGGACGGGACCAACTCGGCCGGGTCGTCGGCCACCGAGTTCGTCGGCGCCGGCAGGGGTCCGCCCTCTCACCCCTACAGCGACGTGGAGATCACCGGGTCGACCTACGCCGGCGGGGAGGGCGCGTCGGATTACATGCCCTACTTCGAGGTCAAGCCCAAATAG